One stretch of Nicotiana tabacum cultivar K326 chromosome 18, ASM71507v2, whole genome shotgun sequence DNA includes these proteins:
- the LOC107815325 gene encoding uncharacterized protein LOC107815325, with translation MGTKLLYAKNAIANSPNYYFAVKQLYNLGDTLHKVGYSMDRIGELKSVESIKRTMLIHENIFKQQVKELHRLYNLQRKLMLELKNEMSKIDDPRVLLDKSMINISQNLSTWQQQSTREIGFNSVHLYGLTIDQQGERSGSCSGENSRILMPVRGLNLELPSDHQEGTSTSTICASYDHAKMRNIDEEADVELTLSIGPSNNKKRLKSHMHKEKERNFSASAKLERGECTDGSPARSSSSATFKQESASQAYWFFQDLSLNRR, from the exons ATGGGAACAAAACTCTTATACGCCAAAAATGCAATAGCTAATTCTCCAAACTACTATTTCGCAGTGAAACAATTGTATAACTTGGGTGATACTTTACACAAAGTTGGATATTCAATGGATAGGATTGGTGAATTGAAGAGTGTAGAATCCATCAAGAGGACAATGCTCATACATGAAAACATTTTCAAACAGCAG GTAAAGGAGCTCCACCGACTATACAATCTTCAAAGGAAACTGATGCTAGAGTTGAAGAATGAGATGTCAAAGATAGATGATCCAAGAGTATTATTAGACAAGTCTATGATCAACATCTCTCAAAACTTGTCCACTTGGCAACAACAATCCACAAGAGAAATAGGGTTTAACAGTGTTCATCTTTATGGTTTAACAATTGATCAACAAGGGGAAAGAAGTGGCAGTTGCTCAGGTGAGAACTCAAGAATATTAATGCCAGTTAGAGGATTGAATCTTGAATTGCCTTCTGATCATCAAGAAGGAACTTCAACAAGTACTATTTGTGCTAGTTATGACCATGCCAAGATGAGAAATATTGATGAGGAAGCAGATGTGGAGCTAACACTAAGTATTGGACCTAGCAATAATAAAAAGAGGTTAAAAAGCCATATGCataaagaaaaggagagaaattTTTCAGCTTCAGCCAAGTTAGAAAGAGGAGAATGTACTGATGGTAGCCCAGCTAGGAGCAGTTCGAGTGCAACATTCAAACAAGAAAGTGCCTCTCAAGCTTATTGGTTTTTCCAAGATCTTAGTTTAAACAGAAGATAG